One part of the Amphiura filiformis chromosome 5, Afil_fr2py, whole genome shotgun sequence genome encodes these proteins:
- the LOC140152289 gene encoding uncharacterized protein, translated as MSHIDSGPLATYNSLQDKHLVGYFNNSKMRRHLRKSGLVTRRGEIVTENTYRLTMARKEHQKHVRDLMAQAIVHKALDMERHRQSEIKHKLEEIGKVELVRRVRSQRREGDEDITTYLSPRAPDTRPKSAYTTSRRRRVQSGTSTRPSTAPSNRSSKKSAGVVYLDADGFPIHRESQKGSQVDEEEIDSQNLRELDPHILDRIALDMRAEDQHQSYSPYTVDLAREAQPRPPPHRTPRAPGTSRRSPRGQGSRQSTGARRKIRGTEPKTNKRSLALHRKEPAYPHATQLQSMCDVTVRYRGSNLKLTYEREDKRDEIQVYQQHCGGENLMVFHGLVEPGTDIVFTSRRHHGYPFAATFYINRVEDLRLSTCCEYKYGPRCLLGGKKGHFKFIRADGATPCYRCAVEAELARRERQRYRGTQTQIPDPEPEPEPELIGQDTQTSPGDVPEEEAKEIGTQADDNEDNYQDDFEEEDTKKDNKEDAADHYSDQFSSESEGEQEKTKKDKEDKYMDDFFEQTEVKSASEHEEEIEDETKATSGTRIDEDAPIDEIQEEEKESDAPKFEVKNSDTNYESSSDSDNDNRVLPSSSSSDDSSSSDDEKKNIVLTSDEDKPEEVSEKVEAASDTKSIQDDDDVTRRESLGEVAGLSEKDSTPEDHSVERSSAPTKSEHDKKHTDISSESSKSSDEEEKESDKEDDKNKEKDDDAAQVQDKIEDNKISEDEGEKESDKEDDKNNEKDESEKESDKEDDKNNEKDESEKESDKEDDKNNEKDESEKESDKEDDKNNEKDESEKESDTEGAAQTQDKIEDNKGSEDEGDVKEDEPIQTVQRSISPDDNKQEANSDSESMKESASETGSAKKDIEDKLEDDAKPEASEDDDDTVDGSEDGRPSPVGGESHVDLTPPVITIDRAESPVPDSEDDDVKESKQEEQDDEVKQEQEMLSEDDKVTDEKQDDTISEDQKEENVDNLSDDKETEVKESKELDLEDAPEVPSSGLHSVDVDANQETVDIEKTIDDKNEDDENKEDVENKDEDEKKEDEESKDDDEKKEDETNEDEAEKEELGKNTEDRNSEDTAEETRSELEQTEQAVSQAQVEDTDYNKARSEASVDDTNNTEEEKVDASVMGTEEMEEPTKDDNETDTKHDDDVGDKNKDEKDDVSSVSSLSSESDSDGEQANQVKILNMTDRKMDARKARKFARSILKPKYDNVGTLLLNDNPIGDRGVTAIVKSLIERTKQVDDDDDEEEEMTQTQMKITYLNLSNCQLTNRGVIELSQFLKLKTNPLEKLELNDNQIGSIGCKALAAAIRENATLKTLHITDASLGPEGAKTITDAIADNNNIKELNIEGNDIGEDGGNAILELVKDNSIIQRIKFEKGNYVSEKTTKEIREILDTGAFLVPADEV; from the exons CCCTTTGGCCACCTACAACAGTCTGCAAGACAAACATCTTGTAGGCTACTTCAACAATTCAAAAATGCGCCGTCATCTCCGCAAATCAGGATTGGTTACAAGACGGGGTGAAATCGTCACAGAGAACACGTATCGTCTGACTATGGCGAGGAAGGAACATCAGAAACATGTGCGAGATTTGATGGCACAAGCAATCGTACATAAAGCGTTGGATATGGAGCGTCATCGCCAGTCTGAAATCAAACATAAATTGGAAGAGATTGGAAAAGTAGAACTGGTCAGAAGAGTACGG TCACAACGCAGGGAAGGAGATGAAGACATAACCACTTACCTGTCACCCCGGGCCCCAGACACCAGGCCTAAATCAGCTTATACAACTTCAAGAAGGAGACGAGTGCAATCAGGTACCAGTACTAGACCATCTACAGCACCATCTAACAGAAGCTCAAAGAAATCAGCT GGAGTGGTTTATCTGGATGCTGATGGTTTCCCAATTCACAGAGAGAGTCAAAAGGGTTCACAAGTTGACGAAGAGGAAATCGATTCACAGAATCTCAGAGAG TTGGATCCTCACATTCTTGACAGAATAGCCTTAGACATGAGGGCAGAAGATCAACATCAAAGTTATTCACCTTACACTGTGGATTTAGCTCGAGAGGCCCAGCCAAGACCCCCTCCTCACAGGACCCCAAGAGCCCCAGGTACTTCTAGACGATCACCTCGTGGTCAAGGTAGTCGACAGTCAACAGGTGCAAGGAGGAAGATCCGAGGGACTGAACCAAAGACAAATAAG CGTTCATTGGCTTTACATCGTAAAGAGCCTGCTTACCCACACGCCACTCAGCTGCAATCAATGTGTGATGTGACAGTGCGTTACCGTGGCAGCAATCTCAAGTTGACTTATGAGAGAGAAGATAAACGTGATGAAATCCAGGTTTACCAGCAGCACTGTGGAGGAGAGAATCTAATGGTGTTTCATGGATTAGTGGAACCTGGAA CTGATATTGTGTTTACATCCCGTCGTCACCATGGTTACCCATTTGCTGCTACTTTCTACATAAATCGTGTTGAAGATCTGCGACTCAGCACCTGTTGTGAATACAAATATGGGCCAAGATGTCTGTTGGGTGGAAAGAAGGGACATTTCAAATTCATCCGAGCTGATGGAGCTACTCCATGCTACAG GTGTGCAGTTGAAGCAGAGCTAGCTCGTCGAGAACGACAGCGCTACAGAGGTACTCAAACACAAATACCAGatccagaaccagaaccagagcCAGAACTGATAGGCCAAGACACACAGACATCTCCTGGTGATGTACCTGAGGAAGAAGCAAAAGAAATAGGCACCCAAG CTGATGATAATGAAGATAATTATCAAGATGACTTTGAGGAGGAGGATACTAAGAAAGATAATAAAGAAG ATGCAGCAGACCACTATTCAGACCAATTTAGCTCTGAATCAGAAGGTGAACaagaaaagacaaagaaagacaaagaagacAAGTACATGGATGACTTCTTTGAACAAACTGAAGTCAAATCAGCATCAGAACATGAAGAGGAAATAGAAGATGAAACTAAAGCAACAAGTGGTACAAGGATAGACGAAGATGCTCCTATTGATGAGATCCAAGAGGAAGAGAAAGAAAGTGACGCTCCTAAATTTGAAGTTAAGAATAGTGATACCAATTATGAATCTAGCAGTGATTCAGATAATGACAACAGAGTTCTACCTTCATCCTCATCTTCAGATGATAGCAGCTCCTCAGATGATGAGAAAAAGAATATTGTCTTGACATCAGA TGAAGACAAACCTGAGGAAGTTTCTGAAAAGGTAGAAGCGGCTAGTGACACAAAGTCCAtacaagatgatgatgatgtcaccAGGAGGGAATCATTAGGAGAAGTTGCAGGTTTATCTGAGAAAGATTCTACACCAGAAGATCATAGTGTGGAGCGATCTTCAGCACCAACAAAATCAGAACATGATAAAAAACATACAGATATATCTTCCGAAAGCTCAAAATCATCTgatgaagaagaaaaagagagTGATAAGGAAGATGATAAAAATAAGGAGAAAGATGATGATGCTGCACAGGTGCAAGATAAGATTGAGGATAACAAAATATCTGAAGATGAAGGTGAAAAAGAGAGTGATAAGGAAGATGATAAAAACAATGAGAAAGATGAAAGTGAAAAAGAGAGTGATAAGGAAGATGATAAAAACAATGAGAAAGATGAAAGTGAAAAAGAGAGTGATAAGGAAGATGATAAAAACAATGAGAAAGATGAAAGTGAAAAAGAGAGTGATAAGGAAGATGATAAAAACAATGAGAAAGATGAAAGTGAAAAAGAGAGTGATACGGAAGGTGCTGCGCAGACACAAGATAAGATTGAGGATAACAAAGGGTCTGAAGATGAAGGTGATGTTAAAGAAGATGAACCTATCCAAACTGTCCAAAGAAGTATATCACCAGATGACAACAAGCAAGAGGCAAACAGTGATAGTGAAAGTATGAAGGAAAGTGCATCTGAAACAGGATCTGCTAAGAAAGACATAGAAGACAAGTTAGAGGATGATGCAAAACCAGAGGCTTCTGAGGACGATGATGATACAGTAGATGGTTCTGAGGATGGTAGACCATCACCAGTCGGTGGTGAAAGCCATGTAGACTTAACTCCACCTGTTATTACAATAGATAGAGCAGAGTCACCAGTACCAGATTCTGAAGATGATGATGTTAAAGAATCTAAGCAAGAAGAACAGGACGATGAAGTCAAACAGGAACAAGAAATGCTAAGTGAAGATGATAAAGTAACAGATGAAAAGCAAGATGACACAATTTCTGAAGACCAAAAGGAGGAAAATGTAGATAATTTGAGTGATGATAAAGAAACTGAGGTAAAAGAAAGTAAAGAATTAGATCTGGAAGATGCACCTGAAGTTCCATCATCTGGTTTGCATAGTGTTGATGTGGATGCAAATCAAGAGACTGTTGATATAGAAAAGACAATAGATGACAAAAATGAAGATGATGAAAACAAGGAAGATGTCGAaaataaagatgaagatgaaaagaaGGAAGATGAAGAAAGTAAAGATGATGATGAAAAGAAAGAGGATGAAACAAATGAAGATGAGGCTGAGAAGGAAGAACTTGGTAAAAACACAGAAGACAGGAACAGTGAAGATACAGCAGAAGAAACTAGAAGTGAACTAGAGCAGACAGAACAGGCAGTCTCTCAGGCACAAGTTGAAGATACGGACTATAACAAAGCCAGATCAGAAGCTTCCGTAGATGACACCAACAATACAGAAGAGGAGAAAGTTGATGCATCAGTAATGGGAACAGAAGAGATGGAGGAGCCAACTAAAGATGACAATGAAACTGATACCAAACATGATGATGATGTGGGAGATAAGAATAAGGATGAGAAAGATGATGTGTCATCAGTTAGCTCCTTGAGTTCAGAGTCGGATAGTGATGGGGAACAAGCTAATCAAGTAAAG ATATTGAATATGACTGACAGGAAGATGGATGCAAGGAAGGCCAGGAAGTTTGCAAGATCAATACTCAAACCAAAATATGATAATGTAGGAACTCTACT ACTAAATGATAACCCTATTGGGGACAGAGGAGTTACAGCCATTGTGAAATCCTTGATAGAAAGAACCAAGCaggtagatgatgatgatgacgaggaGGAGGAGATGACTCAAACACAGATGAAAATAACATACCTGAATCTGAGTAATTGTCAGCTGACCAACAGAGGCGTAATAGAG CTTTCACAGTTCTTGAAACTTAAAACTAACCCTCTAGAGAAACTTGAACTGAATGATAACCAGATAGGTTCTATCGGTTGCAAAGCCCTGGCAGCAGCCATCAGAGAGAATGCAACGTTGAAGACCCTCCACATCACTGATGCTTCACTTGGTCCTGAAGGTGCCAAGACAATCACAGATGCCATTGCTGATAACAACAACATTAAAGAACTGAACATTGAAGGCAATGATATCGGAGAGGATGGAGGAAATGCAATATTGGAACTAGTGAAGGATAACAGTATCATTCAGCGAATTAAGTTTGAAAAAGGCAATTATGTCAGTGAGAAAACAACCAAAGAAATCAGAGAAATTCTAGACACTGGGGCTTTTTTAGTTCCTGCAGATGAAGTATAG
- the LOC140153412 gene encoding bystin-like, with protein MGKSKKRKQGRDGGDPVHRSGPLADQMLENKSVRVDQRDKIRQHQDEESFVDEKLSRKILEQARLQQEELQAETGLASSSHHPRTTLGPSVDEGGSDDDEDLTEHEGKFYEDIEVDDEDEKALEKFMAPNAPARRTLADIIMEKLTEKQTEVASQMSDTGMPMPELDDRVIQVYKGVGKILAKYRSGKLPKAFKILPALRTWEEILYITEPDRWTAAAMYQATRIFASNLNAKMAQRFFNLILYPRIRDDIAEYKRLNFHLYMALKKSLFKPAAFFKGILLPLCESGTCTLREAVIIGSILAKTSIPVLHSSAALLKIAEMDYNGANSIFLRILVDKKYALPYRVVDAVVYHFLRFVRDKRELPVLWHQSLLTFVQRYKEDISSEQKEAFMELLRVQCHSVITPDVRRELMNSKCRDSEAPMPME; from the exons ATGGGCAAATCGAAAAAGCGCAAGCAGGGTAGAGATGGCGGCGATCCAGTTCATAGAAGTGGTCCTTTAGCAGATCAGATGCTGGAAAACAAATCAGTCCGTGTCGACCAACGCGACAAAATTCGGCAGCATCAAGATGAAGAATCG tttgttgatgaaaaattgtcaagaaagATCCTGGAACAAGCTAGACTGCAACAGGAAGAACTGCAAGCCGAGACTGGACTAGCAAG TTCTTCGCACCATCCAAGGACAACACTTGGGCCATCAGTTGATGAAGGAGGatcagatgatgatgaagatctcACAGAACATGAGGGCAAATTCTATGAAGATATT GAagttgatgatgaagatgagaAAGCTTTGGAGAAGTTCATGGCACCTAACGCCCCAGCACGGCGCACTCTTGCTGATATTATCATGGAAAAGTTAACAGAAAAACAAACAGAAGTAGCATCACAAATGTCAG atactGGCATGCCAATGCCTGAGTTGGATGACAGAGTGATCCAAGTGTACAAAGGAGTAGGTAAAATTTTGGCCAAGTATCGCAGTGGCAAACTCCCAAAAGCTTTCAAGATTTTACCTGCATTACGGACATGGGAAGAG ATTTTGTACATAACTGAACCTGATAGGTGGACAGCAGCTGCAATGTATCAAGCTACAAGAATCTTTGCCAGTAATCTCAATGCTAAAATGGCACAAAG GTTTTTCAACTTGATTTTATATCCGAGAATTAGAGATGACATAGCCGAGTATAAAAGACTCAACTTCCATTTATACATG GCATTGAAGAAATCATTATTTAAACCAGCTGCATTCTTCAAAGGAATCCTTTTGCCATTGTGTGAG TCTGGTACATGTACATTGAGAGAAGCTGTCATCATTGGTAGTATCCTTGCTAAGACTTCCATCCCTGTCCTCCACTCAAGTGCTGCACTCCTTAAGATTGCTGAGATGGATTACAATGGAGCTAATAGCATCTTCCTTAGAATATTGGTAGACAAGAAGTATGCCTTACCATACAGGGTGGTTGATGCAGTGGTCTATCATTTTCTCAG ATTTGTTCGTGACAAGCGTGAGCTGCCAGTATTATGGCATCAAAGTTTGCTGACCTTTGTACAACGATACAAAGAAGACATATCCAGTGAGCAAAAGGAGGCGTTTATGGAACTCTTGAGGGTGCAATGCCATAGTGTGATAACACCCGATGTGCGAAGAGAACTTATGAACTCTAAATGTAGAGATTCAGAGGCTCCCATGCCAATGGAATGA